Part of the Gemmatimonadota bacterium genome is shown below.
GAGGTCTATTATGCCGAACAGCAATTCCTCAAAATCCTCAAAATTGACCCCAAACATGCGCCCACACATTTAATTTTGGCCCGCCTCTATCACCGTCAAAAACGCAACGCCAATGCTTATCGCCACTTCAAAACCTATCTCGACCTCTCGCCTGAAGCACCCGACAAAGCCACAATTCGCACCTTGCTCAATACCCTCGCCGAAAGCCTGAAAGCATCCGGCAAAGGCTGGGTCGTCATCGACCCGTCAAAGCCCTGGCGACCATCTGCCCCGCCCCAACCCGATGAACTCGGTTTTATATCCATCCAGGGCGGCACCTTCCTTATGGGTGGCACTTTTGAAAACGAAAAACCCATCCGCCTGGTCACAGTGTCCGATTTCGAACTCCTGAACCACGAAGTCACCAACACCGAATACTTTGCCTTCACAAAAGCCACAGCCCATCCCTCGCCCGAGCACTGGCGCGAAGATTGGTTCTGGATGTCTGAGTTTGGCACCCACCCCGTCGTCAACATCACCTATTACGACGCCGAAGCCTATTGCCAATGGCTGGACGCGCGCTTGCCCACCGAAGCCGAATGGGAATATGCCTGCCGCGCAGGCCGCACCCAGGCCAAATATCCCTGGGGGGACGACCCGCCCGACGAACAAAAAGCCAATTACGGACGCATTTTCAAAAGACCTTATCCCACGATAGCTGTCAAATCCCACTCTCCCAATGCCTACGGTCTCTACGACATGGCTGGCAATGTGTGGGAGTGGTGTGCCGATTGGTACGATCCCAACTATTACAAAAACGCCCCCTCCGATAACCCCAAAGGGCCGGACAAAGGTTTTGATTATCAACACACGCGCAGGGGTGGGCAATGGCAGTCCTCCCCCCATTCCCTGCGTTGCGCCCGCCGCTATGGGGGCGAGCCTTCGGCCCAG
Proteins encoded:
- a CDS encoding SUMF1/EgtB/PvdO family nonheme iron enzyme, with the protein product MPTHLYFTFVFLLGFVASANAQGDPAEIPARYDLARMSLEDGEVYYAEQQFLKILKIDPKHAPTHLILARLYHRQKRNANAYRHFKTYLDLSPEAPDKATIRTLLNTLAESLKASGKGWVVIDPSKPWRPSAPPQPDELGFISIQGGTFLMGGTFENEKPIRLVTVSDFELLNHEVTNTEYFAFTKATAHPSPEHWREDWFWMSEFGTHPVVNITYYDAEAYCQWLDARLPTEAEWEYACRAGRTQAKYPWGDDPPDEQKANYGRIFKRPYPTIAVKSHSPNAYGLYDMAGNVWEWCADWYDPNYYKNAPSDNPKGPDKGFDYQHTRRGGQWQSSPHSLRCARRYGGEPSAQDNGSMAYFGFRCAR